In one window of Gemmatimonadota bacterium DNA:
- a CDS encoding (2Fe-2S)-binding protein gives MTQDLVTVTIDGLQVQVPKGTSIIEAAKQAGVLVPHYCYHPSLPSPAVCRMCLVEVEKAPKLMPACVTTVAEGQVVHTDSAQARKARTGVLEFLLINHPLDCPICDQAGECELQDYVFQEGQAGTRYGDYAKRYNPVEEFGPDVLYVANRCILCTRCVRFMDDVAGAPVLNVSERGDRAHIGIDEGQLLDHPWAGNVVDLCPVGSLISRDFLHKARAWDLDKTASVCTGCSQGCNVTLDTRDNLVVRIRPRANLEVNRHFICDTGRMNYRWMNRGDRIEAPLAREGGHHVATDWEPALARLGGLARKGGSVVLLASAGASVEALTQLRALAGQGRVTAAVQVPLAEQEEPLQGVSGLALRKERAPNADGARLVGYGTDWAGAVRAAAGADLVLLLDVTLTDAEAALVGGAAAVVVLGTTLAQVLPVAELVLPVTTVAEESGTFVNRDLRVQRFQQARTAPGMARPAWWVAAGAAGADLGSAAEAFAAAAATVPALGGVTYADLGLNGRAVQSPGRRADGVPA, from the coding sequence ATGACCCAGGATCTGGTGACGGTCACGATCGACGGCCTGCAGGTGCAGGTGCCCAAGGGCACCAGCATCATCGAGGCCGCCAAGCAGGCGGGGGTGCTGGTGCCCCACTACTGCTACCATCCCTCGCTGCCCTCGCCGGCGGTCTGCCGCATGTGCCTGGTGGAGGTCGAGAAGGCCCCCAAGCTCATGCCCGCGTGCGTCACCACCGTGGCCGAGGGCCAGGTGGTGCACACCGACAGCGCGCAGGCCCGCAAGGCGCGCACCGGGGTGCTCGAGTTCCTGCTCATCAACCACCCGCTCGACTGTCCCATCTGTGACCAGGCCGGCGAGTGCGAGCTGCAGGACTACGTGTTCCAGGAGGGCCAGGCCGGGACCCGCTACGGCGACTACGCCAAGCGCTACAACCCGGTCGAGGAGTTCGGGCCCGACGTCCTCTACGTGGCCAATCGCTGCATCCTCTGCACCCGGTGCGTGCGCTTCATGGATGACGTGGCCGGGGCGCCGGTGCTCAACGTCTCGGAGCGGGGCGACCGGGCCCACATCGGCATCGACGAGGGTCAGCTGCTCGACCACCCGTGGGCCGGAAACGTCGTGGACCTCTGCCCGGTCGGCTCGCTCATCTCCCGCGACTTCCTGCACAAGGCCCGGGCCTGGGACCTCGACAAGACCGCCAGCGTCTGCACCGGATGCTCGCAGGGGTGCAACGTCACGCTCGACACCCGGGACAACCTCGTGGTCCGCATCCGGCCCCGCGCCAACCTCGAGGTCAACCGGCACTTCATCTGCGACACCGGCCGGATGAACTACCGCTGGATGAACCGCGGCGACCGCATCGAGGCGCCGCTGGCGCGCGAGGGTGGCCACCACGTGGCCACCGACTGGGAACCGGCGCTGGCCCGTCTCGGCGGACTGGCCCGCAAGGGCGGGTCGGTGGTGCTCCTCGCCTCGGCGGGCGCCTCGGTCGAGGCCCTGACCCAGCTGCGGGCGCTTGCGGGGCAGGGACGGGTCACCGCGGCGGTGCAGGTGCCCCTGGCCGAGCAGGAGGAGCCGCTGCAGGGGGTTTCCGGCCTCGCGCTCCGAAAGGAGCGGGCCCCCAACGCGGATGGCGCCCGGCTGGTCGGCTACGGGACCGACTGGGCCGGGGCCGTGCGGGCGGCCGCCGGCGCCGACCTGGTGCTGCTGCTGGACGTGACCCTCACCGACGCCGAAGCCGCGCTGGTGGGCGGTGCGGCCGCGGTGGTGGTGCTCGGGACCACGCTGGCGCAGGTGCTGCCCGTCGCGGAGCTGGTGCTCCCCGTGACCACCGTGGCCGAGGAGAGCGGGACCTTCGTGAACCGCGACCTGCGGGTGCAGCGCTTCCAGCAGGCCCGCACCGCGCCCGGCATGGCGCGGCCGGCCTGGTGGGTGGCGGCGGGCGCCGCCGGGGCCGACCTCGGGTCGGCGGCCGAGGCCTTTGCCGCGGCGGCCGCCACGGTGCCCGCGCTCGGGGGCGTCACTTATGCGGATCTGGGACTGAACGGGCGTGCCGTCCAGTCGCCGGGCCGTCGAGCCGACGGGGTGCCCGCATGA
- a CDS encoding NADH-quinone oxidoreductase subunit I gives MKRPEKDVSYVRATLKGMAITFKKMLEPKVTMQYPEEKSAPEAERGAWTIAPRWRGTHRMLTDEQGRSKCVACGLCPQICPANCIKLVPGEDENGHRYPLIYEIDEFRCVFCGYCQEVCPEEAIHVGVHYENAEYSRDRFVYDLERLSSQTHPVSTLWDPTDPKGE, from the coding sequence ATGAAGCGGCCCGAGAAGGACGTCTCCTACGTCCGGGCCACGCTCAAGGGCATGGCGATCACCTTCAAGAAGATGCTGGAGCCGAAGGTGACCATGCAGTACCCCGAGGAGAAGAGCGCCCCGGAGGCGGAGCGCGGCGCGTGGACCATTGCGCCCCGGTGGCGCGGCACCCACCGGATGCTCACCGACGAGCAGGGCCGCTCCAAGTGCGTGGCCTGCGGCCTCTGTCCCCAGATCTGCCCGGCCAACTGCATCAAGCTGGTGCCCGGCGAGGACGAGAACGGCCACCGGTACCCGCTGATCTACGAGATCGACGAGTTCCGCTGCGTGTTCTGCGGCTACTGCCAGGAAGTGTGCCCCGAAGAGGCGATCCACGTCGGCGTCCACTACGAGAACGCCGAGTACAGCCGGGACCGGTTCGTCTACGACCTGGAGCGGCTGTCGTCGCAGACCCACCCGGTCTCGACGCTGTGGGACCCCACTGACCCGAAAGGCGAATGA
- a CDS encoding NADH-quinone oxidoreductase subunit J encodes MMVEQVFWFFAAVAVISALLVVVMRNPIASAFWLICTMLCLAGIFFLLQAQFIGVIQVLVYAGAVMVLFLFVIMLLNLGRQDAALQRTPTWFVAVLLAGVLASQLVPSLVGYSAERLALEYTRSTVLADPRMVFDSSLGAAQATLERGVPGDIAKPLFEQYLVPFELTSILLLTAIVGAVVLAKRRI; translated from the coding sequence ATGATGGTCGAGCAGGTCTTCTGGTTCTTCGCCGCCGTGGCGGTGATCTCGGCGCTGCTGGTGGTGGTAATGCGGAACCCGATCGCCTCGGCGTTCTGGCTCATCTGCACCATGCTCTGCCTGGCGGGGATCTTCTTCCTGCTGCAGGCCCAGTTCATCGGGGTCATCCAGGTGCTGGTGTACGCCGGCGCCGTCATGGTCCTCTTCCTGTTCGTGATCATGCTGCTCAACCTGGGCCGCCAGGACGCCGCGCTGCAGCGCACCCCGACCTGGTTCGTGGCGGTGCTGCTGGCCGGGGTGCTCGCCAGCCAGCTGGTGCCCTCGCTGGTGGGGTACAGCGCCGAGCGGCTGGCCCTCGAGTACACTCGCTCCACCGTGCTGGCCGATCCGCGGATGGTCTTCGACAGCAGCCTGGGCGCGGCCCAGGCCACCCTGGAGCGCGGCGTGCCGGGCGACATCGCCAAGCCGCTGTTCGAGCAGTACCTCGTACCCTTCGAGCTCACCAGCATCCTGCTCCTGACGGCCATCGTCGGGGCGGTGGTGCTGGCCAAGCGGAGGATCTGA
- a CDS encoding NADH-quinone oxidoreductase subunit N — translation MPIDPTTPAGMGLALLPEVVLSVAAMAVLLVVAWRHDGPADSRRAGWLALGSLLLAAAALAWLAANTPEEPGLGSMVALDGFRYVGSALLLLVSAGSVLSSLGYLERERLVAPEYYVLLLLAVVGLLFMVNAQDLIVLFLGLETMSVAVYVLAGYNRGSAFSAEAALKYFLIGAFASGFLLYGIALVYGAAGTTNIVQVGAQFGQGNLSLMGKLGLGLLVIGFGFKVAAVPFHMWAPDVYDGAPTPVAGFMATAVKTAGFIALARVLYTSFQASLLVWQPILFGLAVATMVLGNLVALAQKSLKRMLAYSSVAHAGYLLAALWPGSPLGISALTFYLVGYGLTSIAAFALLGALGRDGERDVTLAEVGGLAETRPWMAFALAVCMLSLLGFPGTVGFIGKWYILSSIVATKHAVLAVLLVLTSIVSAGYYMPVIMAMYMRPARAPLVYFDRGLAGTARLAVAIGVIAVLAFGIYPTPVLQLANAAAESLIVTAGQLVAGR, via the coding sequence ATGCCGATCGATCCGACCACCCCCGCGGGGATGGGGCTGGCCCTCCTGCCCGAAGTGGTGCTCAGCGTGGCCGCCATGGCCGTCCTCCTCGTCGTGGCCTGGCGCCACGACGGTCCCGCCGACAGCCGGCGCGCGGGCTGGCTGGCCCTCGGCAGCCTGCTGCTCGCCGCCGCGGCCCTCGCCTGGCTCGCGGCCAACACGCCCGAGGAGCCCGGCCTGGGCAGCATGGTGGCCCTCGATGGCTTCCGGTACGTCGGCTCCGCCCTGCTCCTGCTGGTGTCGGCCGGGTCGGTGCTCTCCTCGCTCGGCTACCTCGAGCGGGAGCGACTGGTGGCGCCGGAGTACTACGTGCTGCTGCTCCTGGCCGTGGTGGGCCTGCTGTTCATGGTCAACGCGCAGGACCTCATCGTGCTCTTCCTCGGCCTGGAGACGATGTCGGTGGCCGTGTATGTCCTCGCCGGCTACAACCGCGGCAGCGCCTTTTCCGCCGAGGCGGCCCTCAAGTACTTCCTCATCGGGGCCTTCGCCTCCGGCTTCCTGCTCTACGGGATCGCCCTGGTCTACGGCGCGGCCGGCACCACCAACATCGTGCAGGTGGGCGCGCAGTTCGGGCAGGGCAACCTGAGCCTCATGGGCAAGCTCGGCCTGGGCCTGCTGGTGATCGGCTTCGGGTTCAAGGTGGCCGCCGTCCCGTTCCACATGTGGGCGCCCGACGTCTATGATGGCGCCCCGACGCCGGTCGCCGGGTTCATGGCCACCGCCGTGAAGACCGCCGGGTTCATCGCGCTGGCACGGGTGCTGTATACCTCGTTCCAGGCTTCGCTCCTCGTGTGGCAGCCCATCCTCTTCGGGCTCGCCGTGGCCACCATGGTGCTCGGGAACCTGGTGGCGCTGGCCCAGAAGTCGCTCAAGCGGATGCTGGCCTACAGCTCCGTGGCGCATGCCGGGTACCTGCTCGCGGCCCTGTGGCCCGGCAGCCCCCTCGGCATCTCGGCCCTCACCTTCTACCTCGTCGGGTACGGCCTGACCTCGATCGCCGCCTTCGCGCTCCTCGGGGCCCTGGGCCGGGACGGCGAACGCGACGTGACCCTGGCCGAGGTCGGCGGGCTCGCCGAGACCCGGCCGTGGATGGCCTTCGCCCTCGCGGTGTGCATGCTGTCGCTGCTGGGGTTCCCCGGCACCGTGGGCTTCATCGGGAAGTGGTACATCCTCTCCTCGATCGTGGCGACCAAGCACGCCGTGCTCGCCGTCCTCCTGGTGCTCACCAGCATCGTGTCCGCGGGCTACTACATGCCGGTGATCATGGCCATGTACATGCGGCCCGCGCGGGCCCCGCTGGTCTACTTCGACCGCGGCCTGGCCGGGACGGCACGGCTGGCCGTGGCCATCGGGGTGATCGCGGTCCTGGCGTTCGGGATCTACCCCACGCCGGTCCTGCAGCTGGCCAACGCGGCCGCCGAGTCGCTCATCGTGACCGCCGGCCAGCTGGTGGCCGGCCGTTGA
- the nuoK gene encoding NADH-quinone oxidoreductase subunit NuoK, with protein MLLGPSLAVSALLFTIGVAGVLLRRNAIVIFMCVELMLNAVNLSFVALSTAHGLSGQVFVFFVMTVAAAEAAVGLAIILAIYRHHKSVDLQNINLLRG; from the coding sequence ATGCTGCTCGGACCCTCGCTGGCCGTCTCGGCCCTGCTCTTCACCATCGGGGTGGCGGGCGTGCTGCTCCGCCGCAACGCGATCGTGATCTTCATGTGCGTGGAGCTGATGCTCAACGCCGTGAACCTGTCGTTCGTCGCGCTGTCCACCGCCCACGGGCTCTCGGGGCAGGTGTTCGTCTTCTTCGTGATGACGGTGGCGGCGGCCGAGGCGGCCGTGGGCCTCGCCATCATCCTCGCGATCTACCGGCACCACAAGTCGGTGGACCTCCAGAACATCAACCTGCTCAGGGGCTGA
- a CDS encoding NADH-quinone oxidoreductase subunit M — protein sequence MTDFLALINYEHWILNALILLPLAGVLPIALAPAARARQIALGVTVVELVLSLGLWWAFDPSTPVMQFAVGGPWLPHWGIRYAVGLDGLSLFMVLLTTVIMPLAVLASFNYIQTREPLYYGLLLVLLTGMLGVFLALDMFLFYVFWEVMLIPMYFIIGIWGGRNRLYAAIKFFVYTMAGSLLMLVAIIVMMFQVYDQTGMPSFAYDAFLQAAPAMGTLAPWLFAAFAVAFAIKVPMFPFHTWLPDAHVEAPTAGSVILASVLLKMGTYGFLRFAVPFFPDVALSPVVTSIVVTCAVIGIVYGALVALVQPDVKKLVAYSSVSHLGFVMLGIWAATLQSVQGALMIMIGHGLSTGALFLLIGMLYERRHTREIAAFGGLARVIPVFSLLLVVTSLASIGLPGLNGFVGEFLVLLGSFGRFPWATGIATTGVIFAAAYLLWALQRILFNRLDKAENAHLQDLSLRELVVILPLIIGMVWMGLYPRPVLDRMDAAARRYVQLVQPGLERGPATALNRSTAERP from the coding sequence ATGACCGACTTCCTTGCCCTCATCAACTACGAGCACTGGATCCTCAACGCGCTCATCCTGCTGCCGCTCGCGGGGGTGCTGCCGATCGCGCTGGCGCCGGCGGCCCGGGCCCGGCAGATCGCGCTCGGGGTCACCGTCGTCGAGCTGGTGCTCTCGCTCGGGCTCTGGTGGGCCTTCGATCCCTCCACGCCGGTGATGCAGTTCGCCGTCGGCGGCCCCTGGCTGCCCCACTGGGGCATCCGCTACGCGGTGGGCCTCGACGGGCTGTCCCTCTTCATGGTGCTGCTCACCACCGTCATCATGCCCCTCGCGGTGCTGGCCAGCTTCAACTACATCCAGACGCGCGAGCCGCTGTACTACGGCCTGCTGCTGGTGCTGCTGACCGGCATGCTCGGCGTGTTCCTGGCGCTCGACATGTTCCTGTTCTACGTCTTCTGGGAAGTGATGCTCATCCCGATGTACTTCATCATCGGGATCTGGGGCGGCCGGAACCGGCTCTACGCCGCCATCAAGTTCTTCGTGTACACCATGGCGGGCTCGCTGCTCATGCTGGTCGCCATCATCGTGATGATGTTCCAGGTCTACGACCAGACCGGCATGCCGAGCTTCGCCTACGACGCCTTCCTGCAGGCGGCGCCGGCGATGGGCACCCTCGCGCCATGGCTGTTCGCCGCGTTCGCGGTGGCGTTCGCCATCAAGGTGCCCATGTTCCCGTTCCACACCTGGCTGCCGGATGCGCACGTCGAGGCCCCCACCGCCGGCTCGGTCATCCTGGCCAGCGTCCTGCTCAAGATGGGGACCTACGGCTTCCTCCGGTTCGCGGTGCCGTTCTTCCCCGACGTGGCCCTCTCCCCGGTGGTGACCTCCATCGTCGTCACCTGCGCCGTGATCGGCATCGTCTACGGCGCGCTGGTGGCCCTGGTGCAGCCCGACGTGAAGAAGCTGGTGGCGTACTCGTCGGTGAGTCACCTCGGCTTCGTGATGCTCGGCATCTGGGCCGCCACCCTGCAGTCGGTGCAGGGCGCCCTGATGATCATGATCGGCCACGGCCTGTCCACCGGGGCGCTGTTCCTCCTGATCGGCATGCTCTACGAGCGCCGCCATACCCGGGAGATCGCCGCCTTCGGGGGGCTGGCCCGGGTCATCCCGGTCTTCTCGCTGCTCCTGGTGGTGACTTCCCTGGCCTCCATCGGCCTGCCGGGCCTCAACGGCTTCGTGGGGGAATTTCTGGTCCTCCTGGGCAGCTTCGGCCGCTTCCCCTGGGCCACCGGGATCGCCACCACCGGCGTGATCTTCGCCGCCGCCTACCTGCTCTGGGCGCTGCAGCGGATCCTCTTCAACCGGCTCGACAAGGCGGAGAACGCCCACCTTCAGGACCTGAGCCTGCGGGAACTGGTCGTGATCCTCCCGCTCATCATCGGGATGGTGTGGATGGGGCTCTACCCGCGGCCGGTCCTCGACCGGATGGATGCCGCCGCCCGCCGTTACGTGCAGCTGGTCCAGCCGGGCCTCGAGCGCGGCCCCGCGACTGCCCTCAACCGCTCCACCGCGGAGCGCCCGTGA
- the nuoH gene encoding NADH-quinone oxidoreductase subunit NuoH, translated as MKGFLLVTIVKLLVVFTVTMVGVALLTLMERKVSAWMQYRLGPNRVGFWGLGQPAADGIKNIIKEETFPGMANRVLFTLAPALSFIPAMTLASVIHWAAPLPVQFDFALPLLGRFHYDALMPMAVADLPVGFLFVLAVSSMGVYGIALAGWSSNSKYALLGGLRASAQMISYEVAMGLSVVPVLLLTGNVAFGEIIKAQQAGLFGWFILPLFLAFHNFLVAGFAETNRLPFDMPEAESELIAGYHTEYSSMKFSMFFIAEYANMVTVSAMVTTLFLGGWDIPFTHWDETPGVLQTIATGGMMFLKVFFWLFFFMWIRWTLPRFRYDQLMALGWKVLMPIALAYVMLIATAIYLIETVAGVTSPGIRLLVLTLINVGLGYIVFIVLDRGLLISGSRKRGAASGGLDRRAA; from the coding sequence ATGAAGGGCTTCCTGCTGGTCACCATCGTGAAGCTGCTGGTGGTCTTCACGGTGACCATGGTCGGCGTGGCGCTGCTCACCCTGATGGAGCGGAAGGTCTCGGCCTGGATGCAGTACCGGCTGGGCCCCAATCGCGTGGGCTTCTGGGGCCTGGGGCAGCCGGCCGCCGACGGCATCAAGAACATCATCAAGGAAGAGACCTTCCCGGGGATGGCCAACCGGGTGCTCTTCACCCTGGCCCCGGCGCTGTCGTTCATCCCGGCGATGACCCTGGCCTCGGTGATCCACTGGGCGGCGCCGCTGCCGGTGCAGTTCGACTTCGCGCTGCCCCTGCTGGGCCGGTTCCACTACGACGCGCTGATGCCCATGGCGGTGGCCGACCTGCCGGTCGGGTTCCTGTTCGTCCTCGCCGTGAGCTCCATGGGCGTGTACGGCATCGCGCTGGCGGGCTGGTCCTCCAACAGCAAGTACGCCCTGCTCGGCGGGCTCCGGGCCAGCGCGCAGATGATCTCCTACGAAGTGGCCATGGGGCTGTCGGTGGTCCCGGTGCTGCTGCTGACCGGCAACGTGGCCTTCGGCGAGATCATCAAGGCCCAGCAGGCGGGGCTGTTCGGCTGGTTCATCCTGCCGCTGTTCCTGGCCTTCCACAACTTCCTGGTGGCGGGGTTCGCGGAGACCAACCGGCTGCCGTTCGACATGCCGGAGGCGGAGTCGGAGCTGATCGCCGGGTACCACACCGAGTACTCCTCGATGAAGTTCTCGATGTTCTTCATCGCCGAGTACGCCAACATGGTCACGGTGTCGGCGATGGTCACCACGCTCTTCCTCGGCGGCTGGGACATCCCGTTCACCCACTGGGACGAGACTCCCGGGGTGCTGCAGACCATCGCCACCGGCGGGATGATGTTCCTCAAGGTGTTCTTCTGGCTGTTCTTCTTCATGTGGATCCGGTGGACCCTGCCGCGGTTCCGCTACGACCAGCTGATGGCGCTCGGGTGGAAGGTGCTGATGCCGATCGCGCTTGCCTACGTGATGCTGATCGCCACGGCGATCTACCTGATCGAGACCGTGGCGGGCGTGACCAGCCCGGGCATCCGGCTGCTGGTGCTCACCCTGATCAACGTGGGGCTGGGGTACATCGTGTTCATCGTGCTCGACCGGGGCCTGCTGATCAGCGGCTCCCGCAAGCGCGGCGCGGCCTCGGGCGGCCTCGACCGCCGGGCGGCCTGA
- the nuoF gene encoding NADH-quinone oxidoreductase subunit NuoF — MGYPHPSHPKEQPVLSKHFGDAGARTFDGWVKRGGYAGLKKALGMTRDQVIDEIKASGLRGRGGAGFPTGMKWSFMPKEVTKPHYLVCNADESEPGTFKDREIIRWTPHQLIEGCAIGAHAIGAERIYVYIRGEFTQEHKILVAAVEEAYKGGALGPSAFGSGRRIDLVVHRGAGAYICGEETAMMNSIEGRRGNPRIKPPFPAVAGLWASPTTINNVETLSAAGHIITHGAEWYKAFCVGNPKSTGTKLFSVCGHVQKPGNYEVVMGTPMRDLIFDMCGGMRPGRTLKAVIPGGSSVPIMTAAEIEGCAMDYEGIVAKGSMLGSGGMIVMDDSTDIVYQVMRLARFYAHESCAQCTQCREGTAWTTKILERILAGQGRREDLDLLLDLADNMTGKTICVLSDSCAAPVVSAIRKFPAEFDAYISRQKQPVMVTV, encoded by the coding sequence ATGGGCTATCCCCATCCGAGCCATCCGAAGGAGCAGCCGGTCCTCAGCAAGCACTTCGGGGACGCCGGGGCGCGGACCTTCGACGGCTGGGTGAAGCGCGGCGGCTACGCGGGCCTCAAGAAGGCCCTCGGCATGACGCGCGACCAGGTGATCGACGAGATCAAGGCCTCCGGCCTCCGTGGCCGGGGCGGCGCGGGGTTTCCCACCGGCATGAAGTGGTCGTTCATGCCCAAGGAAGTCACCAAGCCGCACTACCTGGTCTGCAACGCCGACGAGTCCGAGCCGGGCACCTTCAAGGACCGCGAGATCATCCGCTGGACCCCGCACCAGCTGATCGAGGGCTGCGCCATCGGGGCCCACGCCATCGGCGCGGAGCGGATCTACGTCTATATCCGGGGCGAGTTCACCCAGGAGCACAAGATCCTGGTGGCGGCCGTCGAGGAGGCCTACAAGGGCGGGGCCCTCGGCCCGAGCGCCTTCGGCAGCGGCCGACGGATCGACCTGGTGGTGCACCGCGGGGCCGGGGCATACATCTGCGGCGAAGAGACCGCGATGATGAACTCCATCGAGGGTCGGCGCGGGAACCCCCGCATCAAGCCCCCCTTCCCGGCGGTGGCGGGGCTGTGGGCGTCGCCGACGACCATCAACAACGTCGAGACCCTGAGCGCCGCCGGCCACATCATCACCCACGGCGCCGAGTGGTACAAGGCGTTCTGCGTGGGCAACCCGAAGAGCACCGGCACCAAGCTCTTCTCCGTCTGCGGCCACGTGCAGAAGCCGGGCAACTACGAGGTCGTCATGGGCACCCCCATGCGCGACCTCATCTTCGACATGTGCGGCGGGATGCGGCCCGGCCGCACCCTCAAGGCGGTCATCCCGGGCGGCTCCTCCGTGCCGATCATGACCGCGGCGGAGATCGAGGGCTGCGCCATGGACTACGAGGGCATCGTGGCCAAGGGCTCGATGCTCGGGTCGGGCGGGATGATCGTCATGGACGACTCCACCGACATCGTCTACCAGGTCATGCGCCTCGCCCGGTTCTACGCCCACGAGTCGTGTGCCCAGTGCACCCAGTGCCGCGAGGGCACCGCGTGGACCACCAAGATCCTGGAGCGGATCCTGGCGGGGCAGGGCCGGCGCGAGGACCTCGACCTGCTGCTCGACCTCGCCGACAACATGACCGGCAAGACCATCTGCGTGCTCAGCGACTCCTGCGCCGCGCCGGTGGTGAGCGCCATCCGGAAGTTTCCCGCGGAATTCGACGCCTATATCAGCCGGCAGAAGCAGCCGGTCATGGTGACGGTCTGA
- the nuoL gene encoding NADH-quinone oxidoreductase subunit L, whose product MHFPLAFLPALAAGGAPEASGPVLPIALVLGLPLLGFLLNGALALWRPAAKTAVSLVGPGVLLGAFGVALSLYNEYSHVWHADPHATQVATLWQWIPVGDLHLAFAFQLDQLSMVMLLVITGVGSLIHLFSVGYMKADDGYARYFAYLNLFVMFMLVLVLGASFPMMFIGWEGVGLCSYLLIGFWFTEKANADAGKKAFIVNRIGDFGFLVAMFLIWQATGSLSYAEVFERAPQVMAAGAPMITAITLFLFLGCTGKSAQIPLYTWLPDAMAGPTPVSALIHAATMVTAGVYLVARANVLFALAPAAQTVVAGVGALTALFAATIGLRQYDIKKVLAYSTVSQLGYMFLGVGTGAITAGVFHLVTHAFFKALLFLGSGSVIHAMHHAYHATHSHEDAQDMRNMGGLAKYMPVTAGLMILATLAIAGIPPFAGFFSKDEILAFAFGRGEHQPIFRLFWAMGAVAALLTAFYMARLVALTFFGANRTGEAERTHLHEAPWIMTGPLLVLGLLSVFGGWLNLPEFFPAIGASHGALHHWLEPVLSVGNSVAEGLGTAPVLPEGSAETMLVAGAVLIAVVGLGLGWTLTRKAATVPAHDAPAETGVWKVLYHKYYVDELYDAFVVRPIEVISRVLLWKKVDQGLIDGAGVNGAAGLSRALGWLGGRLQSGQVSVYVVLFLVGALYVLGMVAWR is encoded by the coding sequence ATGCACTTCCCGCTTGCGTTCCTCCCCGCGCTGGCCGCGGGCGGGGCGCCCGAGGCCTCGGGGCCGGTCCTGCCCATCGCGCTGGTGCTCGGGCTGCCGCTGCTCGGGTTCCTGCTCAACGGGGCCCTCGCGCTCTGGCGGCCCGCCGCCAAGACCGCGGTCTCGCTGGTGGGGCCCGGCGTGCTGCTCGGGGCCTTCGGCGTCGCCCTCAGCCTCTACAACGAGTACTCCCACGTCTGGCACGCGGACCCGCACGCCACCCAGGTCGCCACGCTGTGGCAGTGGATCCCCGTCGGGGACCTCCACCTGGCCTTCGCCTTCCAGCTCGACCAGTTGTCCATGGTCATGCTGCTGGTCATCACCGGGGTGGGAAGCCTGATCCACCTCTTCAGCGTGGGGTACATGAAGGCGGACGACGGCTACGCCCGCTACTTCGCGTACCTCAACCTGTTCGTGATGTTCATGCTGGTGCTGGTGCTCGGGGCCTCCTTCCCGATGATGTTCATCGGCTGGGAGGGCGTGGGCCTCTGCTCCTACCTGCTGATCGGCTTCTGGTTCACCGAGAAGGCCAACGCCGACGCCGGCAAGAAGGCCTTCATCGTCAACCGCATCGGCGACTTCGGCTTCCTGGTGGCGATGTTCCTGATCTGGCAGGCCACCGGCTCGCTGAGCTATGCCGAGGTCTTCGAGCGCGCGCCCCAGGTCATGGCGGCCGGCGCCCCGATGATCACGGCGATCACCCTGTTCCTCTTCCTGGGCTGCACCGGCAAGTCGGCGCAGATCCCGCTCTACACGTGGCTGCCGGACGCCATGGCGGGCCCGACCCCGGTCTCGGCCCTCATCCACGCGGCCACGATGGTGACCGCCGGCGTCTACCTCGTGGCGCGGGCCAACGTGCTGTTCGCGCTGGCGCCCGCCGCGCAGACGGTCGTCGCGGGCGTCGGCGCGCTCACCGCGCTCTTCGCCGCGACGATCGGCCTCCGCCAGTATGACATCAAGAAGGTCCTGGCCTACTCCACGGTCTCGCAGCTCGGGTACATGTTCCTGGGCGTCGGCACCGGGGCGATCACCGCCGGGGTCTTCCACCTGGTGACCCACGCCTTCTTCAAGGCCCTGCTGTTCCTCGGCTCGGGCAGCGTGATCCACGCCATGCACCACGCGTATCACGCCACCCACAGCCACGAGGACGCGCAGGACATGCGCAACATGGGCGGGCTCGCGAAGTACATGCCCGTCACCGCCGGCCTGATGATCCTGGCGACCCTGGCCATCGCCGGCATCCCGCCCTTTGCCGGCTTCTTCTCCAAGGACGAGATCCTGGCCTTCGCCTTCGGGCGCGGCGAGCACCAGCCGATTTTCCGGCTCTTCTGGGCGATGGGCGCGGTGGCGGCGCTGCTCACCGCGTTCTACATGGCGCGCCTGGTGGCCCTGACCTTCTTCGGCGCCAACCGGACCGGCGAGGCCGAGCGGACCCACCTGCACGAGGCGCCGTGGATCATGACGGGGCCGCTGCTGGTCCTGGGCCTGCTCAGCGTCTTCGGCGGCTGGCTCAACCTGCCGGAGTTCTTCCCGGCCATCGGCGCCTCGCACGGGGCCCTGCATCACTGGCTCGAGCCGGTGCTGTCCGTGGGCAACAGCGTGGCCGAGGGACTCGGCACGGCCCCGGTGCTGCCGGAGGGCTCGGCGGAGACCATGCTGGTGGCCGGGGCGGTGCTGATCGCCGTGGTGGGGCTCGGGCTGGGCTGGACCCTCACCCGGAAGGCCGCCACCGTGCCGGCGCACGACGCCCCCGCCGAGACCGGCGTGTGGAAGGTGCTTTACCACAAGTACTACGTGGATGAACTGTACGATGCCTTCGTGGTGCGCCCGATCGAGGTGATCTCCCGCGTGCTGCTCTGGAAGAAGGTGGACCAGGGCCTGATCGACGGGGCGGGGGTGAACGGCGCCGCCGGGCTGTCCCGCGCGCTGGGGTGGCTGGGCGGACGCCTCCAGTCCGGCCAGGTCAGCGTCTACGTGGTGCTCTTCCTGGTGGGCGCGCTCTACGTGCTCGGAATGGTGGCCTGGCGATGA